In the Blautia coccoides genome, CAGGGAGGAACCGTTCTTCAAAAGCGTACTGCCGTAGGATTCCAAAAGCTCCTGTACTTCCTTTGACGCGCCCACAAAAGTGTTTTCCACACGTGCTGCTTCTTCCTCTATCTTCTCCTTTTTCCAGAGTATATACTGATACTCCTCCTCACCAATCAGTCCCACTTCATAGCCCTTTTCCCTGAGGCGCAGGTCTGCATTGTCCTGTCTTAAAAGCAGACGATACTCAGCCCGGCTTGTCATCATTCTGTACGGCTCATGGTTTTCCTTTGTCACCAGATCATCAATGAGCACGCCGATGTAGGATTCAGAACGGTCCAATATGAGCATTTCCCGTCCCAGAACTTCCATTGCCGCGTTGATCCCGGCCACAAGTCCCTGAGCTGCCGCCTCCTCGTAACCTGAACTGCCATTAAACTGACCGCCTGAGAAAAGTCCCTTTATCTCCTTGAACTCCAATGTGGGATAAAGCTGTCTGGCGTTAATGCAGTCATACTCAATGGCATACGCATTTCTCACAATCTTTGCGTTTTCCAGACCTGGTACAGAGTGATACATCTCATGCTGAACATCTTCCGGCAGGGAACTTGACATACCTCCCACATACATCTCATTGGTATACAGTCCTTCCGGCTCTAAAAACACCTGATGTCTGTTCTTGTCCGCAAACTTTACTACCTTATCTTCAATAGAGGGACAGTATCTTGGTCCGGTCCCCTCGATCATACCTGAGTACAACGGTGAGCGGTCCAGGTTCTTTTTTATGATCTCATGGGTCTTCTCATTGGTGTAAGTGAGCCAGCAGGATGCCTGTTCGATCTGTACATCCTCTGGATCTGTGGAAAAGGAGAAGGGAACTACCTTCTCATCTCCGAACTGCTCCTCCATTTTTGAAAAATCTATGCTTCTCCTATCAATTCTGGCCGGTGTTCCCGTCTTAAAACGGTACATCTCCACACCCAGACGTTTTAATGAATCTGTCAGATAATTGGCAGCCTGCAGACCGTTTGGCCCTGTATAGCTGCTGACATCCCCATAAATACACCTGGCTTTCAGATATGTTCCTGTACAGAGCACTACGGCTTTTGTCTGATACACAGCTCCTGAATATGTCTTTACACCTTTTATCTTTTGTTCCTCAGCCAGGATTTCCGTCACCTCAGCCTGTTTTATTGTTAGATGGTCTGTATTTTCCAGTACCCTTCTCATACTTCTGGTGTACTCCTGCTTATCCGCCTGGGCGCGCAGGGAGTGGACCGCGGGTCCTTTTGACACGTTGAGCATCTTTGACTGGATAAAAGTCTTGTCAATATTTTTCCCCATCTCACCGCCGAGGGCATCTATCTCCCTCACCAGATGGCCCTTGGAACTTCCGC is a window encoding:
- the mnmG gene encoding tRNA uridine-5-carboxymethylaminomethyl(34) synthesis enzyme MnmG; this translates as MNNLVENYDVAIVGAGHAGCEAALACARLGLETIMFTVSVDSIALMPCNPNIGGSSKGHLVREIDALGGEMGKNIDKTFIQSKMLNVSKGPAVHSLRAQADKQEYTRSMRRVLENTDHLTIKQAEVTEILAEEQKIKGVKTYSGAVYQTKAVVLCTGTYLKARCIYGDVSSYTGPNGLQAANYLTDSLKRLGVEMYRFKTGTPARIDRRSIDFSKMEEQFGDEKVVPFSFSTDPEDVQIEQASCWLTYTNEKTHEIIKKNLDRSPLYSGMIEGTGPRYCPSIEDKVVKFADKNRHQVFLEPEGLYTNEMYVGGMSSSLPEDVQHEMYHSVPGLENAKIVRNAYAIEYDCINARQLYPTLEFKEIKGLFSGGQFNGSSGYEEAAAQGLVAGINAAMEVLGREMLILDRSESYIGVLIDDLVTKENHEPYRMMTSRAEYRLLLRQDNADLRLREKGYEVGLIGEEEYQYILWKKEKIEEEAARVENTFVGASKEVQELLESYGSTLLKNGSSLAELIRRPELSYKILAPLDKKRPELPEDVAEQVNINIKYDGYIRRQLKQVEQFKKLETKRLPEDLDYDMVNGLRIEAKQKLKEYRPVSIGQASRIAGVSPADISVLLVYMESYRRNAVHKEVDA